A region of Sulfurimonas sp. DNA encodes the following proteins:
- a CDS encoding DUF1778 domain-containing protein, whose amino-acid sequence MQTAHIDIGFSKDSRFDTKINSGLKEMLKVASTLEGMDLSAFIISAATQKAREVIQQSESLSLNNNGYKKFMNIINHPPKATRELNNLMKLDDLNER is encoded by the coding sequence ATGCAAACAGCACACATAGATATTGGATTTAGCAAGGATTCTCGTTTTGACACTAAAATAAACTCTGGGTTAAAAGAGATGCTAAAGGTAGCTTCAACGCTAGAAGGAATGGACTTATCAGCTTTTATCATCTCAGCTGCTACTCAAAAAGCAAGAGAAGTTATACAACAATCTGAATCACTATCGTTAAACAATAATGGGTATAAAAAATTTATGAACATAATTAATCATCCTCCAAAAGCTACTAGAGAGTTGAATAACTTAATGAAGCTAGATGATTTAAATGAGCGATAA